One Rattus norvegicus strain BN/NHsdMcwi chromosome 20, GRCr8, whole genome shotgun sequence DNA segment encodes these proteins:
- the C20h6orf136 gene encoding uncharacterized protein C6orf136 homolog isoform X1, giving the protein MYRPSPGAARRLRPCLRAYQDQLSPRPIPFPPLWPHSTPPTSPSFPLHRSLPPPHPPTNPLPPPLSQVQVLNSLSTVLPLRKREEGPGPDLHSGCLDGLRSLFEGPPYPHPGAVIPFQAPGTSHPSSTTPSGDQSMEEHLAVMHERLRQELPTLFLRSHDYTIYSMDVEFINEILNVRTKGRTFYVMSLTLCRFLAWNYFAQFRLEILQLTRHPENWTLQARWRLIGLPVHMLFLRFYRRDKEDLYRTFDAFSTFYLNSSGLICRHHLDKLMPSHSPSTPVKKLLVGALVALGLSEPEPSLHLCSKT; this is encoded by the exons ATGTACCGTCCGAGCCCGGGAGCCGCCCGGCGCCTCCGGCCCTGCCTCCGCGCCTACCAG GACCAGCTCTCTCCTCGGCCAATACCATTCCCACCCCTATGGCCCCACTCCACTCCACCGACTTCTCCATCTTTTCCCCTTCACAGGTCACTACCACCCCCACATCCTCCTACCAACCCTCTTCCACCACCTCTCTCTCAGGTCCAGGTTCTCAACTCATTGAGTACGGTTCTTCCtctgagaaagagggaggagggaccaGGACCGGACCTACACAGTGGTTGCCTGGATGGGCTTAGGAGCCTTTTTGAGGGACCTCCTTACCCCCATCCTGGGGCTGTGATACCTTTCCAAGCCCCTGGGACTTCCCACCCTTCCTCTACCACTCCATCAGGAGATCAGAGTATGGAGGAACACCTGGCTGTCATGCACGAGAGACTAAGACAAGAG CTTCCCACCCTTTTCCTCCGCTCCCATGACTACACCATATACTCAATGGATGTGGAATTCATCAATGAGATCCTGAACGTTCGCACCAA GGGCCGGACATTTTACGTTATGTCCCTGACCCTTTGCCGCTTCCTGGCTTGGAACTATTTTGCACAGTTCCGACTGGAGATCTTACAGCTGACCCGCCACCCTGAGAACTGGACCCTACAAGCCCGCTGGCGCCTGATAGGTCTGCCCGTACACATGCTGTTCCTGCGATTCTACAGGCGCGATAAGGAGGATCTTTACCG GACCTTTGATGCCTTTTCCACCTTCTACCTGAATTCCAGTGGCCTCATTTGTCGCCATCACCTGGACAAG CTGATGCCTTCACACTCACCATCAACGCCTGTGAAAAAGCTGCTTGTGGGAGCCCTGGTGGCCCTGGGGCTGTCAGAACCTGAGCCCAGCTTACATCTGTGCTCCAAGACCTGA
- the C20h6orf136 gene encoding uncharacterized protein C6orf136 homolog isoform X3, producing MYRPSPGAARRLRPCLRAYQVQVLNSLSTVLPLRKREEGPGPDLHSGCLDGLRSLFEGPPYPHPGAVIPFQAPGTSHPSSTTPSGDQSMEEHLAVMHERLRQELPTLFLRSHDYTIYSMDVEFINEILNVRTKGRTFYVMSLTLCRFLAWNYFAQFRLEILQLTRHPENWTLQARWRLIGLPVHMLFLRFYRRDKEDLYRTFDAFSTFYLNSSGLICRHHLDKLMPSHSPSTPVKKLLVGALVALGLSEPEPSLHLCSKT from the exons ATGTACCGTCCGAGCCCGGGAGCCGCCCGGCGCCTCCGGCCCTGCCTCCGCGCCTACCAG GTCCAGGTTCTCAACTCATTGAGTACGGTTCTTCCtctgagaaagagggaggagggaccaGGACCGGACCTACACAGTGGTTGCCTGGATGGGCTTAGGAGCCTTTTTGAGGGACCTCCTTACCCCCATCCTGGGGCTGTGATACCTTTCCAAGCCCCTGGGACTTCCCACCCTTCCTCTACCACTCCATCAGGAGATCAGAGTATGGAGGAACACCTGGCTGTCATGCACGAGAGACTAAGACAAGAG CTTCCCACCCTTTTCCTCCGCTCCCATGACTACACCATATACTCAATGGATGTGGAATTCATCAATGAGATCCTGAACGTTCGCACCAA GGGCCGGACATTTTACGTTATGTCCCTGACCCTTTGCCGCTTCCTGGCTTGGAACTATTTTGCACAGTTCCGACTGGAGATCTTACAGCTGACCCGCCACCCTGAGAACTGGACCCTACAAGCCCGCTGGCGCCTGATAGGTCTGCCCGTACACATGCTGTTCCTGCGATTCTACAGGCGCGATAAGGAGGATCTTTACCG GACCTTTGATGCCTTTTCCACCTTCTACCTGAATTCCAGTGGCCTCATTTGTCGCCATCACCTGGACAAG CTGATGCCTTCACACTCACCATCAACGCCTGTGAAAAAGCTGCTTGTGGGAGCCCTGGTGGCCCTGGGGCTGTCAGAACCTGAGCCCAGCTTACATCTGTGCTCCAAGACCTGA
- the C20h6orf136 gene encoding uncharacterized protein C6orf136 homolog isoform X2: MYRPSPGAARRLRPCLRAYQVRPQVQVLNSLSTVLPLRKREEGPGPDLHSGCLDGLRSLFEGPPYPHPGAVIPFQAPGTSHPSSTTPSGDQSMEEHLAVMHERLRQELPTLFLRSHDYTIYSMDVEFINEILNVRTKGRTFYVMSLTLCRFLAWNYFAQFRLEILQLTRHPENWTLQARWRLIGLPVHMLFLRFYRRDKEDLYRTFDAFSTFYLNSSGLICRHHLDKLMPSHSPSTPVKKLLVGALVALGLSEPEPSLHLCSKT; this comes from the exons ATGTACCGTCCGAGCCCGGGAGCCGCCCGGCGCCTCCGGCCCTGCCTCCGCGCCTACCAGGTGCGACCCCAG GTCCAGGTTCTCAACTCATTGAGTACGGTTCTTCCtctgagaaagagggaggagggaccaGGACCGGACCTACACAGTGGTTGCCTGGATGGGCTTAGGAGCCTTTTTGAGGGACCTCCTTACCCCCATCCTGGGGCTGTGATACCTTTCCAAGCCCCTGGGACTTCCCACCCTTCCTCTACCACTCCATCAGGAGATCAGAGTATGGAGGAACACCTGGCTGTCATGCACGAGAGACTAAGACAAGAG CTTCCCACCCTTTTCCTCCGCTCCCATGACTACACCATATACTCAATGGATGTGGAATTCATCAATGAGATCCTGAACGTTCGCACCAA GGGCCGGACATTTTACGTTATGTCCCTGACCCTTTGCCGCTTCCTGGCTTGGAACTATTTTGCACAGTTCCGACTGGAGATCTTACAGCTGACCCGCCACCCTGAGAACTGGACCCTACAAGCCCGCTGGCGCCTGATAGGTCTGCCCGTACACATGCTGTTCCTGCGATTCTACAGGCGCGATAAGGAGGATCTTTACCG GACCTTTGATGCCTTTTCCACCTTCTACCTGAATTCCAGTGGCCTCATTTGTCGCCATCACCTGGACAAG CTGATGCCTTCACACTCACCATCAACGCCTGTGAAAAAGCTGCTTGTGGGAGCCCTGGTGGCCCTGGGGCTGTCAGAACCTGAGCCCAGCTTACATCTGTGCTCCAAGACCTGA
- the C20h6orf136 gene encoding uncharacterized protein C6orf136 homolog translates to MYRPSPGAARRLRPCLRAYQVRPQDQLSPRPIPFPPLWPHSTPPTSPSFPLHRSLPPPHPPTNPLPPPLSQVQVLNSLSTVLPLRKREEGPGPDLHSGCLDGLRSLFEGPPYPHPGAVIPFQAPGTSHPSSTTPSGDQSMEEHLAVMHERLRQELPTLFLRSHDYTIYSMDVEFINEILNVRTKGRTFYVMSLTLCRFLAWNYFAQFRLEILQLTRHPENWTLQARWRLIGLPVHMLFLRFYRRDKEDLYRTFDAFSTFYLNSSGLICRHHLDKLMPSHSPSTPVKKLLVGALVALGLSEPEPSLHLCSKT, encoded by the exons ATGTACCGTCCGAGCCCGGGAGCCGCCCGGCGCCTCCGGCCCTGCCTCCGCGCCTACCAGGTGCGACCCCAG GACCAGCTCTCTCCTCGGCCAATACCATTCCCACCCCTATGGCCCCACTCCACTCCACCGACTTCTCCATCTTTTCCCCTTCACAGGTCACTACCACCCCCACATCCTCCTACCAACCCTCTTCCACCACCTCTCTCTCAGGTCCAGGTTCTCAACTCATTGAGTACGGTTCTTCCtctgagaaagagggaggagggaccaGGACCGGACCTACACAGTGGTTGCCTGGATGGGCTTAGGAGCCTTTTTGAGGGACCTCCTTACCCCCATCCTGGGGCTGTGATACCTTTCCAAGCCCCTGGGACTTCCCACCCTTCCTCTACCACTCCATCAGGAGATCAGAGTATGGAGGAACACCTGGCTGTCATGCACGAGAGACTAAGACAAGAG CTTCCCACCCTTTTCCTCCGCTCCCATGACTACACCATATACTCAATGGATGTGGAATTCATCAATGAGATCCTGAACGTTCGCACCAA GGGCCGGACATTTTACGTTATGTCCCTGACCCTTTGCCGCTTCCTGGCTTGGAACTATTTTGCACAGTTCCGACTGGAGATCTTACAGCTGACCCGCCACCCTGAGAACTGGACCCTACAAGCCCGCTGGCGCCTGATAGGTCTGCCCGTACACATGCTGTTCCTGCGATTCTACAGGCGCGATAAGGAGGATCTTTACCG GACCTTTGATGCCTTTTCCACCTTCTACCTGAATTCCAGTGGCCTCATTTGTCGCCATCACCTGGACAAG CTGATGCCTTCACACTCACCATCAACGCCTGTGAAAAAGCTGCTTGTGGGAGCCCTGGTGGCCCTGGGGCTGTCAGAACCTGAGCCCAGCTTACATCTGTGCTCCAAGACCTGA
- the C20h6orf136 gene encoding uncharacterized protein C6orf136 homolog isoform X4 codes for MEEHLAVMHERLRQELPTLFLRSHDYTIYSMDVEFINEILNVRTKGRTFYVMSLTLCRFLAWNYFAQFRLEILQLTRHPENWTLQARWRLIGLPVHMLFLRFYRRDKEDLYRTFDAFSTFYLNSSGLICRHHLDKLMPSHSPSTPVKKLLVGALVALGLSEPEPSLHLCSKT; via the exons ATGGAGGAACACCTGGCTGTCATGCACGAGAGACTAAGACAAGAG CTTCCCACCCTTTTCCTCCGCTCCCATGACTACACCATATACTCAATGGATGTGGAATTCATCAATGAGATCCTGAACGTTCGCACCAA GGGCCGGACATTTTACGTTATGTCCCTGACCCTTTGCCGCTTCCTGGCTTGGAACTATTTTGCACAGTTCCGACTGGAGATCTTACAGCTGACCCGCCACCCTGAGAACTGGACCCTACAAGCCCGCTGGCGCCTGATAGGTCTGCCCGTACACATGCTGTTCCTGCGATTCTACAGGCGCGATAAGGAGGATCTTTACCG GACCTTTGATGCCTTTTCCACCTTCTACCTGAATTCCAGTGGCCTCATTTGTCGCCATCACCTGGACAAG CTGATGCCTTCACACTCACCATCAACGCCTGTGAAAAAGCTGCTTGTGGGAGCCCTGGTGGCCCTGGGGCTGTCAGAACCTGAGCCCAGCTTACATCTGTGCTCCAAGACCTGA
- the Dhx16 gene encoding pre-mRNA-splicing factor ATP-dependent RNA helicase DHX16 isoform X5 translates to MKIACTQPRRVAAMSVAARVAREMGVKLGNEVGYSIRFEDCTSERTVLRYMTDGMLLREFLSEPDLASYSVVMVDEAHERTLHTDILFGLIKDVARFRPELKVLVASATLDTARFSAFFDDAPVFRIPGRRFPVDIFYTKAPEADYLEACVVSVLQIHVTQPPGDILVFLTGQEEIEAACEMLQDRCRRLGSKIRELLVLPIYANLPSDMQARIFQPTPPGARKVVVATNIAETSLTIEGIIYVLDPGFCKQKSYNPRTGMESLTVTPCSKASANQRAGRAGRVAAGKCFRLYTAWAYQHELEETTVPEIQRTSLGNVVLLLKSLGIHDLMHFDFLDPPPYETLLLALEQLYALGALNHLGELTTSGRKMAELPVDPMLSKMILASEKYSCSEEILTVAAMLSVNNSIFYRPKDKVVHADNARVNFFLPGGDHLVLLNVYTQWAESGYSSQWCYENFVQFRSMRRARDVREQLEGLLERVEVGLTSCQGDYVRVRKAITSGYFYHTARLTRSGYRTVKQQQTVFIHPNSSLFEQQPRWLLYHELVLTTKEFMRQVLEIESSWLLEVAPHYYKAKELEDPHAKKMPKKVGKTREELG, encoded by the exons ATGAAGATTGCTTGCACCCAGCCCCGGAGAGTGGCGGCCATGAGTGTGGCAGCCCGAGTGGCCCGGGAGATGGGGGTGAAGCTTGGGAATGAG GTGGGCTACAGCATCCGGTTTGAGGACTGCACATCAGAGCGAACTGTTCTCCGCTACATGACAGATGGAATGCTACTCCGGGAGTTCCTCTCTGAGCCTGACCTCGCAAGTTAcag TGTGGTGATGGTGGATGAAGCTCATGAGCGGACCTTGCACACAGACATTCTCTTTGGATTGATCAAAGATGTTGCTAGATTCCGACCTGAGCTCAAGGTCCTGGTGGCTTCGGCCACACTGGACACTGCTCGTTTTTCTGCCTTCTTCGATGATGCCCCTGTCTTCCGAATCCCTGGACGCAGGTTTCCAGTTGACATCTTCTATACCAAG gCCCCAGAGGCTGACTACCTGGAAGCCTGTGTGGTGTCTGTGCTGCAGATCCATGTGACCCAGCCCCCTGGGGATATACTGGTGTTCCTAACGGGACAG GAGGAGATTGAGGCTGCCTGCGAGATGCTCCAGGACCGCTGCCGCAGACTGGGCTCCAAGATCCGGGAGCTCCTGGTGTTGCCCATTTACGCCAACCTGCCCTCCGACATGCAGGCTCGAATCTTCCAGCCCACGCCCCCCGGGGCCCGGAAG GTGGTTGTGGCAACAAACATTGCAGAAACTTCCCTCACCATCGAAGGCATCATTTATGTGCTGGATCCAGGGTTCTGCAAGCAGAAGAGCTACAACCCTCGAACAGGCATGGAGTCGCTCACCGTCACACCCTGCAGCAAG gCTTCAGCCAATCAGCGGGCCGGCCGCGCAGGTCGAGTGGCTGCAGGGAAGTGCTTCCGCCTGTATACAGCCTGGGCCTACCAGCATGAGCTGGAGGAGACCACAGTTCCTGAGATCCAGAGGACTAGCCTGGGCAATGTGGTGCTCCTGCTAAAGAGCTTAG GGATCCACGACCTGATGCACTTTGACTTTCTGGACCCGCCACCATATGAGACCCTGCTGCTGGCTTTGGAACAACTTTATGCACTTGGCGCCCTCAACCACCTTGGAGAGCTCACTACG TCTGGTCGAAAGATGGCAGAGCTGCCCGTGGATCCTATGTTGTCTAAAATGATCTTGGCCTCTGAGAA GTATAGCTGTTCAGAAGAGATCCTGACCGTGGCTGCTATGCTGTCTGTCAACAATTCCATCTTCTACCGGCCCAAGGACAAGGTTGTCCATGCTGACAACGCCCGTGTCAACTTCTTCCTCCCTGGTGGGGACCACCTGGTTCTGCTGAATGTGTACACGCAG TGGGCAGAGAGCGGCTACTCTTCCCAGTGGTGCTATGAAAATTTCGTACAGTTCAGATCCATGCGCCGAGCCCGGGATGTGCGGGAACAACTAGAGGGGCTCTTGGAGCGCGTGGAAGTTGGCTTGACTTCCTGCCAAGGTGACTACGTTCGTGTGCGAAAG GCCATCACTTCAGGTTATTTTTACCACACAGCAAGGCTGACTCGGAGTGGCTACCGCACAGTGAAGCAGCAGCAGACAGTGTTTATTCATCCCAACTCCTCTCTCTTTGAACAACAGCCACGCTGGCTGCTCTACCATGAGCTTGTCTTGACCACCAAGGAGTTCATGAGACAG GTATTGGAGATCGAAAGCAGCTGGCTTTTGGAAGTGGCTCCCCACTACTATAAGGCCAAGGAGCTAGAAGATCCCCATGCTAAGAAAATGCCCAAAAAAGTTGGCAAGACACGAGAAGAGCTGGGTTAG